Below is a window of Myxococcaceae bacterium JPH2 DNA.
CCCCGCCCGCACGTTCCAGACCCGCGCGGAAGCCCTCGAGTGGCTCCAGAACCCCGACGCGGACTGAGCCCCCTTTCCCCAGGGAGACAGCGCCGCCCACTGTCCCCGGGCGAGCACGTCTCCTGTCCAGCCGGATAACCTCTCGGTCGTCCGGCCAAGCTCCTCACCCGCCCCTTCCAAGCGAGGCTTGACAGCCCGGGGGCCGCCATCTAACGCACAGCGCCATGAGCACTTCCGGTTCGTCGCCGCAGCGTCCCATCAGCAAGAAGGGTCCCTTCCGCGTCCTGCTGCTGGAGAACATCCACGTGTCGGCGCAGGAGATGTTGTCCGCGGAGGGCCTGTCGGTGGAGCGGCTGTCCGCGGCGCTCAAGCCGGAGGAGCTGGCGGAGCGGCTGCAGGGCGTGCACCTCTTGGGCATCCGCAGCAAGACGACCATTCCGCCGAGCGTGCTGGCCAAGGCCAAGGACCTGCTCGCGATTGGCGCGTTCTGCATCGGCACGAACCAGGTGGACCTGCCGTCGGCCAATCAGCACGGCGTCCCGGTGTTCAACGCCCCGTTCAGCAATACGCGCAGCGTGGCGGAGATGGTGTTGGCGGAGGTGGTGGTGCTGACGCGCCAGCTCTTCGACCGCAGCCGCGAGGTGCACCTGGGCCAGTGGCGCAAGGTGGCCACGGGCAGCCACGAGGTGCGCGGCAAGACGCTGGGCATCATCGGCTATGGCCACATCGGCTCGCAGCTCGGCGTGCTGGCCGAGTCGCTGGGCATGCGCGTGCTGTACTACGACGTGATGACCCGGCTGCCCCTGGGCAACTCGCGCCCGGTGGCCACGCTGGCGGAGCTGTTGGGTCAGTCTGACTTCGTCACCCTGCACGTGCCGGCCACGCCGTCCACGCACATGATGATGGGCGCGGAGCAGTTCGCGCAGATGAAGCCGGGCGCGTGCCTCATCAACGCCAGCCGCGGCACGGTGGTGGACATCGGCGCGCTGGCGCAGGCGCTGCGCTCCAAGCACCTGAGCGGGGCCGCGGTGGACGTCTATCCCGAGGAGCCCGAGGGCAACTCGGACGGCTTCGTCACCGAGCTGCAGGGCCTGTCCAACGTGGTGCTCACGCCGCACATCGGCGGCTCCACCGAGGAGGCGCAGGCGTCCATCGGCAAGGAAGTGGCCACGTCCCTGCTCAAGTTCTTCAAGTCGGGCGCCACCACGGGCGCGGTGAACTTCCCCAACGTGGAGAACCCGCTCATCCCCGGCACGCACCGCATCCTCAACGTGCACCGCAACACGCCGGGCGTGCTGCGTGACATCAACCGCATCGTCTCGGACCTCAACGCCAACATCCACGCGCAGGTGCTGAGCACGGACTCCAACATCGGCTACCTGGTGATGGACCTGGACCAGGACGTGTCCCAGCAGGTGTGCGAGGCCATCGCCAGCCTGAGCACGGACATCAAGACGCGCATCGTGTCCTGACGTCCGCGCGCTCGTGGCTCACGCGTCCAAAATCTTCCCAGGGTTGAGGATGCCCTGGGGATCCAGGACGCGCTTGAGGGCGCGCAAGAGCTCCAGCTCGGCCGGGGCCCTCGAATACGCCAGGTAGTCCTTCTTCAAGAGGCCAATGCCGTGCTCGGCGGAGATGCTGCCGCCGTGCTTGCGCACCAGCTCGAACATCGCGTGGTCCGCCTGCTTCACGTGGGCGAAGAACGCGTCCTTTTCCAGCGTGTCCGGCTTCATGATGTTGACGTGCAGGTTGCCGTCGCCAATGTGGCCGAAGAGGCAGATTTCCCAGCCCGGGTAGCGGGCACGGAAGACGCTGTCCAGCTCGGCGCAGAAGGCCTCCAGCGCGGCCACCGGCAGCGA
It encodes the following:
- the serA gene encoding phosphoglycerate dehydrogenase; its protein translation is MSTSGSSPQRPISKKGPFRVLLLENIHVSAQEMLSAEGLSVERLSAALKPEELAERLQGVHLLGIRSKTTIPPSVLAKAKDLLAIGAFCIGTNQVDLPSANQHGVPVFNAPFSNTRSVAEMVLAEVVVLTRQLFDRSREVHLGQWRKVATGSHEVRGKTLGIIGYGHIGSQLGVLAESLGMRVLYYDVMTRLPLGNSRPVATLAELLGQSDFVTLHVPATPSTHMMMGAEQFAQMKPGACLINASRGTVVDIGALAQALRSKHLSGAAVDVYPEEPEGNSDGFVTELQGLSNVVLTPHIGGSTEEAQASIGKEVATSLLKFFKSGATTGAVNFPNVENPLIPGTHRILNVHRNTPGVLRDINRIVSDLNANIHAQVLSTDSNIGYLVMDLDQDVSQQVCEAIASLSTDIKTRIVS